From a region of the Thermosipho melanesiensis BI429 genome:
- a CDS encoding M50 family metallopeptidase translates to MEVNSIISFISFILVFMFVVVVHEFGHFLFAKIFKVTVLEFSIGFGPAIFKKQFKETLFKINVIPFGGYVRLKGEDFNEEEEDGLYAKPAWQRLLIAFAGPLFSILAAYILFVPIVNNWGVPAVTIGRVIENSPAFEYGLKEGDVILKVNGKRVFDSIEVSNEIKKGNVVKLTILRDDKILEKTIPPRISPPEYVFILDDVRGKIYGKIKKINGYKLGVDLDVKKEDFVEIEDEFGNVLSGVVLSFTFVDERPTIGFYYAGFKPVANKNIEPFLSNDRIVKVNDMEIEDYVSLISLISRLSLKEKQVYIDIWGDEIKEKLNPLSERLEIVVQRNGEKMTIDLDKEEFLKIVSTPGFFKEEQKYLKPKNIFETFELAILRCNSAAITIWKAFGRLFLGEGVNQVAGPVGIAVIVGEAARAGWETILTVVALFTLNLGIFNLLPLPALDGGRIVFSLIEIISGKKVNRRIEAIVHTIGFFILMALAFYFMFADFTRFF, encoded by the coding sequence ATGGAGGTGAATAGTATTATAAGTTTTATTTCATTTATATTAGTTTTTATGTTTGTAGTGGTTGTCCATGAATTTGGTCATTTTTTGTTTGCCAAGATATTTAAAGTAACTGTTCTAGAATTTTCTATTGGATTTGGTCCTGCAATTTTTAAGAAACAATTTAAAGAAACACTTTTCAAGATAAATGTAATTCCCTTTGGTGGCTATGTACGTTTAAAAGGTGAGGACTTTAACGAAGAGGAAGAAGATGGTCTCTATGCAAAGCCCGCATGGCAGCGTTTGTTAATAGCTTTTGCTGGGCCTTTGTTTTCGATACTTGCTGCGTATATATTGTTTGTTCCAATAGTAAATAACTGGGGTGTACCTGCGGTAACTATAGGAAGGGTTATAGAAAATTCACCAGCGTTTGAATATGGTTTAAAAGAAGGAGATGTGATTTTAAAGGTAAACGGGAAAAGAGTATTTGATTCTATAGAGGTAAGTAATGAGATAAAGAAAGGGAATGTTGTAAAGCTTACTATACTCAGAGATGACAAAATTTTAGAAAAAACTATACCTCCACGTATTTCACCACCTGAATATGTTTTTATTTTGGATGATGTACGAGGGAAAATATATGGAAAGATAAAAAAGATAAATGGTTATAAATTGGGAGTTGATTTAGATGTAAAAAAAGAAGATTTTGTAGAAATTGAAGATGAATTTGGGAATGTTTTATCAGGTGTTGTGTTAAGTTTTACATTTGTTGATGAAAGACCTACTATAGGGTTTTATTATGCGGGATTTAAGCCTGTAGCAAATAAAAATATTGAACCGTTTTTGTCAAACGATAGAATAGTTAAAGTAAATGATATGGAAATAGAAGATTATGTTTCTTTAATAAGTCTTATTTCAAGACTTTCCCTGAAAGAAAAACAAGTATACATTGATATTTGGGGAGATGAAATAAAAGAAAAGCTCAACCCTCTTTCTGAAAGGTTAGAAATAGTTGTTCAAAGAAATGGTGAAAAGATGACAATAGATTTAGATAAAGAAGAGTTTTTAAAGATAGTTTCAACACCGGGTTTCTTTAAGGAAGAGCAAAAATATCTAAAACCAAAGAATATTTTTGAAACGTTTGAATTAGCAATTTTAAGATGTAATTCTGCTGCAATAACTATTTGGAAGGCATTTGGTAGGTTGTTTTTGGGTGAGGGTGTGAATCAAGTGGCAGGACCTGTGGGAATTGCTGTGATAGTTGGTGAAGCAGCAAGGGCTGGTTGGGAAACTATTTTAACCGTAGTAGCTTTATTTACATTGAATTTGGGGATTTTTAATTTGTTACCTTTACCAGCTCTTGATGGTGGAAGGATAGTGTTTTCGTTAATTGAAATTATTTCAGGTAAAAAAGTGAATAGAAGGATAGAAGCTATAGTCCATACAATAGGATTTTTCATACTTATGGCTCTTGCGTTTTATTTTATGTTTGCAGATTTTACTAGATTTTTCTGA
- a CDS encoding GGDEF domain-containing response regulator, translating to MSKKILVVDDSELWRRFLKYELEKMGNEVEVAVDGLDGINKFFSFLPDVVITDYLMPNMNGIHLTRFIRSYAEFENVGIVILTAGNETINKFWAKKSGANLYIKKTLDKKEIIEKLKGFLNENYHIEWSSEVLKIRKEPFGELVDILEENLRNELVISEIYSFLEYIHDERYLIECIYKLFKEFFEFKSLHTLIFNVESERIYSISDDERSFNRKEIEKTLELLLKKPVTPAKKIYNGNYVKNGETLEDFISVVIEYKNEEQAAFLIEGLKKERDFLETIVVIKKPLALVFKLLNEYNLSKSKTEFDELTKVYNRAFIMEKLKELLQLSLRQKIPLSVAMIDIDDFKKVNDTYGHLKGDEVLKKVAQIIRDNLRESDYVGRYGGEEFLVILPGISCNQAKKVLERILDKVRNTDWKSLGVNNVTFSAGLCCKPEKSMLGFIKRADKNLYIAKKRGKNQVYGGE from the coding sequence ATGAGTAAAAAAATACTTGTGGTTGATGATAGTGAGCTTTGGAGAAGATTTTTAAAGTATGAACTAGAAAAGATGGGAAATGAAGTTGAAGTTGCAGTTGATGGTTTGGATGGAATTAACAAGTTTTTTTCGTTTTTACCAGATGTTGTTATAACAGATTATCTTATGCCAAACATGAATGGAATTCATTTAACTAGGTTTATAAGATCATATGCGGAATTTGAAAATGTGGGAATAGTTATTTTAACTGCTGGAAATGAGACAATTAATAAATTTTGGGCAAAGAAAAGTGGTGCAAATCTATATATAAAAAAGACGTTAGATAAGAAAGAGATTATAGAAAAGTTGAAAGGTTTTTTAAACGAAAATTATCATATTGAATGGTCTAGTGAGGTGCTTAAAATTAGAAAAGAGCCTTTTGGAGAGCTTGTTGATATACTAGAGGAAAATCTAAGAAATGAATTGGTAATTTCAGAAATCTACAGTTTTTTAGAATATATTCACGATGAAAGGTATTTAATTGAATGCATTTACAAACTATTTAAAGAATTTTTTGAATTTAAATCACTTCACACCTTAATTTTTAATGTTGAAAGTGAAAGGATTTATTCTATTTCAGATGATGAAAGGTCTTTTAATAGAAAAGAAATTGAAAAAACTTTAGAACTTTTATTGAAAAAACCTGTTACACCTGCAAAGAAAATATATAATGGGAACTATGTAAAAAATGGAGAAACTCTCGAGGATTTTATATCAGTTGTTATAGAATACAAAAATGAAGAGCAGGCAGCATTTTTAATTGAAGGGTTAAAAAAGGAAAGAGATTTTTTAGAGACGATTGTAGTAATAAAAAAGCCATTGGCTCTTGTGTTTAAACTTTTAAATGAATACAACTTGAGTAAGTCCAAAACAGAGTTTGATGAGTTAACCAAAGTATATAACAGGGCGTTTATAATGGAGAAATTAAAAGAGTTATTACAATTATCTTTAAGACAGAAAATCCCATTGTCAGTTGCCATGATAGATATAGATGATTTTAAAAAGGTTAATGATACTTATGGACATTTAAAAGGCGATGAAGTTTTAAAAAAAGTTGCTCAAATAATAAGGGATAATTTGCGGGAAAGTGATTATGTGGGAAGATATGGCGGAGAGGAGTTTTTGGTAATTCTTCCAGGGATCTCATGTAATCAGGCAAAAAAAGTATTGGAAAGAATTTTGGATAAAGTAAGAAACACAGATTGGAAATCTTTGGGAGTGAACAATGTGACTTTTAGTGCAGGTTTATGTTGCAAGCCTGAGAAATCTATGTTAGGCTTTATTAAGAGAGCAGATAAGAATCTATATATTGCTAAAAAAAGAGGAAAAAATCAAGTGTATGGAGGTGAATAG
- a CDS encoding HD-GYP domain-containing protein, with protein MKISEFILLDDNKKYLYLTVLFLMFFTSILILLFYFEKHNVENFTSLLKEKLAYESVLTLSKIFSTKDLTISFVKEKKTFFVSAEFDFEGRKVYVIKDLTFEVIVLSVLSLIFFLFLMGIITFKRKEIIKKVKIISEDLAKIEGNLKYFQNYLEYNPIVKKMKVEELESLKESVNYLQEIIVRNERELLDSIDEVVKTKKDLEDINTFLTSAYEILANVNPKDRIEDVAQYILEELIDIFKDVNAGSIILKQNNKFKYFAQVGYTDKLKEIEFCCENDVIAIQFEGYVSGDVIKNKNNEVFDEVFKEVGSEKIKSTYVIPIYVEQEKVGSICLDSFVNDKLKIPEYVNIFGKIFGNFLILKVYENSYKKMFFEILKMFVESVDKRVGKIHSRNVANLSKKLAKVFGVDEMKTWEAAMLHDIGKVFLSDRILKKPGRLTNAEKVQIQNHVKIGYEILNRFEFLKDISKIVLYHHERCDGKGIFGLKCEEIPLESRIILVVDAYFTMKNKGFDDFTIFDELYKDVENGKLDRKVVEELEKIVRRKKDE; from the coding sequence ATGAAAATCTCCGAGTTTATTTTATTAGATGATAATAAAAAGTATTTATACTTAACTGTTTTGTTTTTAATGTTTTTTACTTCCATCTTAATTTTACTATTTTATTTTGAAAAACACAATGTTGAAAATTTTACTTCTTTACTAAAGGAAAAATTAGCTTATGAAAGTGTTTTAACACTTTCAAAAATTTTTTCTACAAAAGATTTAACTATTAGTTTTGTTAAGGAGAAAAAGACTTTCTTTGTTAGTGCGGAATTTGATTTTGAGGGTAGGAAAGTTTATGTTATAAAGGATTTAACTTTTGAAGTTATTGTACTTTCTGTATTATCTTTAATTTTCTTTCTATTTTTAATGGGAATTATTACATTTAAAAGAAAAGAGATTATTAAAAAAGTTAAAATAATAAGTGAGGATCTTGCAAAAATAGAAGGAAATTTAAAATATTTTCAAAATTATTTAGAATATAATCCTATTGTAAAAAAAATGAAAGTTGAAGAACTAGAAAGTTTAAAAGAAAGTGTAAATTATTTGCAGGAAATTATAGTAAGGAATGAAAGGGAACTATTAGATTCAATAGATGAGGTGGTTAAGACAAAGAAAGATTTGGAAGATATTAATACCTTTTTAACTTCAGCATATGAGATTTTAGCAAATGTAAATCCTAAAGATCGAATTGAAGATGTTGCTCAATATATATTAGAAGAATTAATAGATATTTTTAAGGATGTAAATGCAGGAAGTATTATTCTTAAGCAGAACAATAAATTTAAATACTTTGCACAAGTTGGATATACAGATAAACTTAAGGAAATTGAATTTTGTTGCGAGAATGATGTAATAGCAATACAATTTGAAGGATATGTCTCTGGGGATGTTATAAAAAACAAAAATAACGAGGTTTTTGATGAAGTATTTAAAGAGGTTGGTTCAGAAAAGATTAAATCAACATATGTAATTCCTATATATGTTGAACAAGAAAAGGTAGGGTCAATATGTCTTGATTCATTTGTAAATGATAAATTAAAAATTCCAGAGTATGTAAATATATTCGGGAAGATATTTGGTAACTTTTTGATATTAAAGGTTTATGAAAACAGTTATAAAAAAATGTTTTTTGAAATTTTGAAAATGTTCGTTGAAAGCGTTGATAAAAGGGTTGGCAAAATACACTCAAGGAATGTTGCAAATTTATCAAAAAAGTTGGCAAAAGTTTTCGGTGTTGATGAGATGAAAACTTGGGAAGCGGCTATGTTACATGATATTGGTAAAGTGTTTTTGAGTGATAGAATTTTAAAAAAACCTGGAAGATTGACCAATGCTGAAAAAGTTCAAATTCAAAACCATGTAAAGATTGGTTATGAGATATTAAATCGTTTCGAATTTTTAAAGGATATATCTAAGATTGTGCTTTATCATCATGAAAGATGTGATGGAAAAGGTATATTTGGATTAAAATGTGAAGAAATTCCCCTTGAAAGTAGAATTATATTAGTTGTTGATGCATATTTTACGATGAAAAATAAGGGATTTGATGATTTTACAATTTTTGATGAATTGTACAAAGATGTGGAAAATGGAAAACTTGATAGAAAAGTTGTTGAAGAATTGGAAAAAATTGTCAGGAGGAAAAAAGATGAGTAA
- the ispG gene encoding flavodoxin-dependent (E)-4-hydroxy-3-methylbut-2-enyl-diphosphate synthase: protein MTKEINIGNVKIGGNNPIAIQSMTNTRTENIIETIDQIKKLYKAGCNLVRVSVPTYEAAKALKTITKNSPVPIIADIHYDYKLAIESIKNGAKKIRINPGNIGNKEKVKEIVKVANEYGIPIRVGANSGSISKDFQHLGKVDALCESTLKEVRFLESMGFYNIVISVKSSDVVETIKAYEKISSLVDYPLHLGVTEAGTYEWAIIKSSIALGHLLYKGIGDTIRISISGDPVNEVIVAKKILISLNLRKGPQIISCPTCGRTNIDVEKWAKLIEKYFINSTSNIKIAVLGCVVNGIGEGKGADIGIAGIPNGFILFKKGKIIGQYKEEEIIKVLKEQINALEE, encoded by the coding sequence ATGACAAAAGAAATTAATATCGGAAACGTAAAAATTGGTGGAAATAATCCAATTGCAATACAATCAATGACAAACACAAGAACAGAAAATATTATTGAAACAATAGATCAAATAAAAAAACTTTATAAAGCAGGTTGTAATTTAGTAAGGGTTTCAGTTCCAACTTATGAAGCTGCGAAAGCACTAAAAACAATTACAAAAAACTCCCCTGTACCAATAATAGCTGACATACATTATGATTACAAACTTGCAATTGAAAGTATTAAAAACGGCGCAAAAAAAATAAGAATAAACCCTGGAAACATTGGAAACAAAGAAAAGGTAAAAGAAATAGTAAAAGTCGCAAATGAATATGGCATTCCAATCAGAGTTGGTGCAAATTCCGGTTCAATATCAAAAGATTTTCAACATTTGGGAAAAGTAGACGCACTCTGTGAATCTACATTAAAAGAAGTAAGATTTCTAGAATCAATGGGGTTTTACAACATTGTAATATCCGTAAAAAGTTCTGATGTTGTAGAAACAATAAAAGCGTATGAAAAAATCTCCTCTTTAGTTGATTATCCACTTCATCTAGGGGTTACAGAAGCAGGCACATACGAATGGGCAATAATAAAATCTTCCATTGCATTAGGGCACCTTCTGTACAAAGGAATAGGTGATACAATAAGGATATCTATATCAGGTGATCCAGTGAACGAGGTAATTGTAGCTAAAAAAATTCTTATATCATTGAATTTAAGAAAAGGACCTCAGATAATCTCCTGTCCAACGTGTGGAAGGACAAATATAGACGTCGAAAAATGGGCCAAATTAATTGAAAAATATTTCATAAATTCAACATCAAATATCAAAATTGCAGTGCTGGGATGTGTGGTTAACGGTATTGGTGAAGGAAAAGGCGCAGACATCGGTATAGCAGGCATACCAAATGGCTTTATACTCTTTAAAAAAGGAAAGATAATAGGCCAATATAAAGAAGAAGAAATCATTAAAGTTTTAAAAGAACAAATTAACGCATTGGAAGAATAA
- a CDS encoding dihydroorotase has product MKVYDPFQKKVFYEDIKLPENFKGKNLLCIPTFFDFHTHVRLNNNQEDYNSLQKACIAGGFTEVLIQPNTNPILENKQVHKYHEKLVADSHVRFYRTTSLFGTQKPSDNILCYSTDGIKYTYNDLVENFSRKKPALVLDHSQLFEHEGIFYKEILDIPKRPITNEAIAIARTVLTGFEFGFKDFHIQHISTTYSLEMIEFLKKCANITCEVTPHHLLISNEEILNPNFKINPPLCDKKTIEILKDAVKTNKIDILATDHAPHPEKPADYRKAPYGTSNIEIAFSAFYTALNDVYLVTDKLCYAPRKRLGISYKFTSDNLVIVDLNQEFTVESKRFFSKGKNCAFDGMKLKGKIIGVKINGKWGYWNGEYLLD; this is encoded by the coding sequence ATTAAGGTATACGATCCATTCCAAAAAAAAGTATTTTATGAAGACATAAAATTACCTGAAAACTTTAAAGGAAAGAATCTGTTATGCATACCAACTTTTTTTGACTTTCATACCCATGTAAGATTAAATAACAACCAAGAAGATTACAATTCCTTACAAAAAGCATGTATTGCTGGGGGATTCACCGAAGTGTTAATTCAGCCTAACACAAACCCAATTCTTGAAAACAAGCAGGTTCACAAATACCATGAAAAACTAGTAGCAGATTCCCATGTAAGATTTTATCGTACCACATCACTTTTTGGAACTCAAAAGCCCTCAGACAACATATTATGTTATTCCACAGATGGCATAAAATACACTTACAACGATTTAGTTGAAAATTTCTCCAGAAAAAAACCTGCTCTTGTCTTAGACCATAGTCAACTTTTTGAGCACGAAGGAATCTTTTACAAGGAAATTCTAGATATACCAAAACGTCCAATTACAAATGAAGCAATAGCAATAGCAAGAACTGTATTAACTGGTTTTGAATTTGGATTTAAGGATTTTCATATCCAACATATTTCAACAACTTACTCACTTGAAATGATAGAATTTCTAAAAAAATGCGCAAACATTACCTGTGAGGTTACACCACACCATTTGCTAATTTCAAATGAAGAAATATTAAATCCAAACTTTAAAATCAATCCTCCTTTATGTGATAAAAAAACCATCGAAATTCTAAAAGATGCCGTAAAAACAAATAAAATTGACATTTTAGCTACAGATCATGCCCCTCACCCAGAAAAACCAGCTGACTATAGAAAAGCACCTTATGGAACTTCAAATATAGAAATTGCATTCTCTGCTTTTTACACAGCACTTAATGACGTATACCTCGTTACAGATAAACTATGCTACGCTCCCCGTAAAAGATTGGGAATAAGTTATAAATTTACAAGCGACAACTTAGTGATAGTGGATTTAAACCAAGAATTTACTGTTGAAAGCAAAAGATTCTTTAGTAAAGGAAAAAATTGTGCATTTGATGGTATGAAACTCAAGGGAAAAATAATCGGGGTAAAAATAAATGGAAAGTGGGGGTATTGGAATGGAGAATACTTACTTGACTAA